Proteins from a single region of Streptomyces sp. Tu 3180:
- a CDS encoding ATP/GTP-binding protein, translating to MDFASSSGGPSRSTTSAKIVVAGGFGVGKTTFVGAVSEINPLRTEAVMTSASAGIDDLTHTGDKTTTTVAMDFGRITLDQDLILYLFGTPGQDRFWFMWDDLVRGAIGAVVLVDTRRLADCFPAVDYFENSGLPFVIALNGFDGQQPYQPEEVREALQIGPDTPIITTDARHRADAKSTLITLVEHALMARLR from the coding sequence GTGGACTTCGCAAGCTCTAGCGGCGGTCCTTCCCGCTCCACCACCTCCGCGAAGATCGTGGTGGCGGGCGGCTTCGGCGTGGGCAAGACCACGTTCGTCGGCGCCGTCTCGGAGATCAACCCGCTGCGCACGGAGGCCGTCATGACGTCTGCTTCGGCGGGCATCGACGACCTCACCCACACCGGGGACAAGACGACCACGACGGTCGCCATGGACTTCGGCCGCATCACGCTCGACCAGGACCTGATCCTGTACCTGTTCGGCACGCCCGGCCAGGACCGCTTCTGGTTCATGTGGGACGACCTGGTGCGCGGCGCCATCGGCGCGGTCGTCCTCGTCGACACCCGCCGGCTGGCCGACTGCTTCCCCGCCGTCGACTACTTCGAGAACAGCGGACTGCCCTTCGTCATCGCCCTCAACGGGTTCGACGGACAGCAGCCGTACCAGCCCGAAGAGGTGCGCGAGGCACTGCAGATCGGCCCCGACACCCCGATCATCACCACCGACGCCCGCCACCGCGCGGACGCCAAGTCGACGCTGATCACGCTCGTGGAGCACGCCCTCATGGCGCGCCTGCGGTAG
- a CDS encoding DUF742 domain-containing protein, translating to MATPPGGSSSGNWSYGPAQGQNDAAQSGYGYPSAPDHRQPYAPQGPGPSPYDQPHAPRVQPVQPQRRTPEPTPAGASNNPLVRPYAMTGGRTRPRYQLAIEALVHTTAQPHQMQGQLPEHQRICNLCREIKSVAEISALLTIPLGVARILVADLAEAGLVAIHQPGGDENAGGQPDVTLLERVLSGLRKL from the coding sequence GTGGCAACACCCCCAGGCGGTTCGTCTTCGGGCAACTGGTCGTACGGCCCTGCCCAGGGCCAGAACGACGCCGCCCAGAGCGGATACGGCTACCCCTCCGCCCCGGACCACCGGCAGCCGTACGCGCCGCAGGGCCCCGGCCCTTCGCCGTACGACCAGCCGCACGCGCCGCGCGTCCAGCCCGTGCAGCCGCAGCGCCGCACCCCCGAGCCGACGCCCGCCGGGGCGTCGAACAACCCACTGGTGCGTCCGTACGCGATGACGGGCGGCCGCACCAGGCCGCGGTACCAGCTCGCCATCGAGGCACTGGTGCACACCACCGCGCAGCCGCATCAGATGCAGGGCCAGTTGCCCGAGCATCAGCGGATCTGCAACCTCTGCCGAGAAATCAAGTCGGTGGCCGAGATCTCGGCCCTGCTGACCATCCCTCTCGGCGTGGCCAGGATCCTCGTCGCCGACTTGGCGGAGGCGGGACTGGTCGCCATCCATCAGCCCGGCGGCGACGAGAACGCCGGCGGCCAGCCAGACGTGACACTGCTCGAAAGGGTGCTCAGTGGACTTCGCAAGCTCTAG
- a CDS encoding roadblock/LC7 domain-containing protein: protein MSQAAQNLNWLITNFVDNTPGVSHTVVVSADGLLLAMSEGFPRDRADQLAAVASGLTSLTAGASRIFEGGSVNQTVVEMERGFLFIMSISDGSSLAVLAHPEADIGLIGYEMALLVDRAGTVLTPDLRAELQGSLLN from the coding sequence ATGAGCCAGGCGGCACAGAACCTGAACTGGTTGATCACCAACTTCGTGGACAACACCCCGGGGGTGTCCCACACGGTGGTGGTCTCCGCCGACGGACTCCTTCTGGCGATGTCCGAAGGCTTCCCCCGCGACCGCGCCGACCAGCTCGCGGCCGTCGCCTCCGGTCTGACGTCTCTGACGGCAGGCGCCTCCCGGATCTTCGAGGGCGGCAGCGTGAACCAGACGGTTGTGGAGATGGAGCGGGGATTCCTCTTCATCATGTCCATTTCCGACGGTTCGTCGCTCGCGGTTCTCGCACATCCGGAGGCGGACATCGGCCTCATTGGGTACGAGATGGCCCTTCTGGTCGACCGGGCCGGTACGGTCCTGACGCCGGACCTCCGCGCGGAGCTCCAGGGGAGCCTTCTCAACTAA
- a CDS encoding nitrate- and nitrite sensing domain-containing protein — protein sequence MRRSKNSPEPSARGNFTPPPRAAAPAPVPGAEPAAAPAPSSGRLTPRNWRVTTRLNAILLLPVLVGLVMGGFQVKSSIDTWQEAEDAENTARLVRASLTYADALYNERDVTAAPLLQNKGQQDPAVTKARAATDKAADAFDEAAQNMPDKAGLKRRLDGFRKVEPTLTQLRTAAYTSKLKGGVDTEEGYVAVAHPLMEFANELGLGTGNITSYGRTVYAISLTKAALSLERSIGMHMLVKPGPTDSQLASQRVALSSYAYLERIAIEEYKGGGTQADTDKLNRLAQEIEADGKAMAQEAAQRDPDYVPPPAKPETMIAELAKLDTTDASARVELAGQGINPENWWAVNTLKFDGYRQIESDLADTAVNEAAQIADDAQRDAFITGAAVVVALLAAFILAGMVARQMSRSMRQLRNAAFGIAEQRLPMLVDQLSRTDPGRVDTRVTPIPITSTDEIGEVARAFDQVHREAVRLAAEQALLRGNINAIFTNLSRRNQSLIEGQLTLITDLENNEADPDQLENLFRLDHLATRMRRNGENLLVLAGEEPGRRWDQPVPLVDVLRAASSEVEQYERIELSGVPEAEIHGRAVTDLVHLLAELLENATTFSSPQTKVRVTATRLPDGRVMIEIHDKGIGLTAEDFADINHKLANPPTVDAAISQRMGLFVVGRLSDRHGIRVQLRPSGEQAGTTSLVMLPDAITHGGGGEQQAERDEFTVSQIIPEQNFRGEDFNQPLRTAAELGFDDSRYTEVPDDIRDLDPVGRSLMREERRAALEAQAQPELTAPNGQEAPEASAYPDEFAAPQGYDNGQGYHEGQGFDGGYQEQQTSGYDQQAYDNGQQTAYGEDYYAPNGHLQQNDGFPSGGNYPGSSYAEPAQENRPAADASGPESFPAFADRRREDDWPQQDGYHNGYPAQYPADARGAESSQAADAGERDSVGFDRPGPASSEGHALTDAGLPRRGSTASGANGTGGAQRVDQEPPASTPESDGDNGWRSANDERWQQASQLRKPKAGGVTSSGLPRRVPKANLVQGSAETTPQGGPQVSRAPEDVRGRLSNLRRGVQRGRTAGSETNGQGFGPDSTYNQER from the coding sequence GTGTGACGACCCGGCTGAACGCGATCCTGCTCCTTCCCGTGCTGGTCGGCCTGGTCATGGGCGGCTTCCAGGTGAAGAGCTCGATCGACACCTGGCAGGAGGCCGAGGACGCGGAGAACACCGCGCGCCTGGTGCGGGCCTCCCTCACCTACGCCGACGCCCTCTACAACGAGCGGGACGTCACGGCCGCCCCGCTGCTGCAGAACAAGGGCCAGCAGGACCCCGCCGTCACCAAGGCCCGCGCGGCGACCGACAAGGCCGCCGACGCCTTCGACGAGGCGGCGCAGAACATGCCGGACAAGGCGGGCCTGAAGCGCCGGCTGGACGGGTTCCGCAAGGTCGAGCCGACGCTCACGCAGCTGCGCACGGCCGCCTACACCTCGAAGCTCAAGGGCGGCGTGGACACGGAGGAGGGCTACGTCGCGGTCGCCCACCCCCTGATGGAGTTCGCCAACGAACTCGGTCTCGGCACCGGCAACATCACCAGCTACGGGCGCACGGTCTACGCGATCTCGCTGACCAAGGCGGCGCTGTCGCTGGAGCGTTCCATCGGTATGCACATGCTGGTGAAGCCCGGCCCGACCGACAGCCAGCTCGCCAGCCAGCGCGTCGCCCTCTCCTCCTACGCCTACCTCGAGCGCATCGCCATCGAGGAGTACAAGGGCGGTGGCACCCAGGCCGACACGGACAAGCTGAACCGGCTCGCGCAGGAGATCGAGGCCGACGGCAAGGCCATGGCCCAGGAGGCCGCGCAGAGGGACCCGGACTACGTTCCGCCGCCCGCCAAGCCGGAAACGATGATCGCGGAGCTGGCCAAGCTCGACACCACGGACGCGTCCGCCCGCGTGGAGCTCGCCGGACAGGGCATCAACCCCGAGAACTGGTGGGCGGTGAACACGCTCAAGTTCGACGGTTACCGGCAGATCGAATCGGACCTGGCCGACACCGCGGTGAACGAGGCCGCCCAGATCGCCGACGACGCCCAGCGCGACGCCTTCATCACCGGTGCCGCCGTCGTGGTCGCCCTGCTCGCCGCGTTCATCCTGGCCGGCATGGTGGCCCGCCAGATGAGCCGCTCCATGCGCCAGCTGCGCAACGCCGCCTTCGGCATCGCCGAGCAGCGCCTGCCGATGCTGGTCGACCAGCTCTCCCGCACCGACCCCGGCCGGGTCGACACCCGGGTCACCCCGATCCCGATCACCTCCACGGACGAGATCGGCGAGGTCGCCCGCGCCTTCGACCAGGTCCACCGCGAGGCCGTCCGGCTCGCCGCCGAACAGGCACTGCTGCGGGGCAACATCAACGCGATCTTCACCAACCTGTCGCGCCGCAACCAGTCGCTGATCGAGGGCCAGCTGACCCTGATCACCGACCTGGAGAACAACGAGGCCGACCCGGACCAGCTGGAGAACCTCTTCCGCCTGGACCACCTGGCCACCCGTATGCGCCGCAACGGCGAGAACCTCCTGGTCCTCGCCGGCGAGGAGCCCGGCCGCCGCTGGGACCAGCCGGTCCCGCTGGTCGACGTCCTGCGCGCCGCCTCCTCCGAGGTGGAGCAGTACGAGCGCATCGAGCTGTCCGGCGTCCCCGAGGCCGAGATCCACGGCCGCGCGGTGACCGACCTCGTGCACCTGCTCGCCGAGCTGCTGGAGAACGCCACGACGTTCTCCTCCCCGCAGACCAAGGTCCGCGTCACCGCGACCCGTCTGCCCGACGGCCGCGTGATGATCGAGATCCACGACAAGGGCATCGGTCTGACCGCCGAGGACTTCGCGGACATCAACCACAAGCTGGCCAACCCGCCGACCGTGGACGCCGCGATCTCGCAGCGCATGGGCCTGTTCGTGGTCGGCCGGCTGTCCGACCGGCACGGCATCCGCGTCCAGCTGCGTCCCTCGGGCGAGCAGGCCGGTACGACCTCGCTGGTCATGCTGCCGGACGCGATCACCCACGGTGGCGGCGGCGAGCAGCAGGCGGAGCGCGACGAGTTCACGGTCTCCCAGATCATCCCGGAGCAGAACTTCCGGGGCGAGGACTTCAACCAGCCCCTGCGCACCGCGGCGGAGCTCGGCTTCGACGACAGCCGCTACACGGAGGTCCCGGACGACATACGCGACCTGGACCCGGTCGGCCGTTCCCTGATGCGCGAGGAGCGGCGGGCGGCCCTGGAGGCCCAGGCGCAGCCCGAGTTGACCGCCCCGAACGGCCAGGAGGCCCCCGAGGCGTCCGCGTACCCCGACGAGTTCGCGGCCCCGCAGGGCTACGACAACGGCCAGGGTTACCACGAGGGCCAGGGCTTCGACGGCGGCTACCAGGAGCAGCAGACCTCCGGGTACGACCAGCAGGCGTACGACAACGGGCAGCAGACGGCGTACGGCGAGGACTACTACGCGCCGAACGGCCACCTGCAGCAGAACGACGGCTTCCCGTCGGGCGGCAACTACCCCGGGTCCTCCTACGCGGAGCCGGCCCAGGAGAACCGCCCGGCGGCGGACGCCTCCGGCCCCGAGTCCTTCCCGGCCTTCGCCGACCGGCGCCGTGAGGACGACTGGCCGCAGCAGGACGGCTACCACAACGGCTACCCTGCCCAGTACCCTGCGGATGCCCGGGGAGCGGAATCCTCGCAGGCCGCTGACGCAGGTGAGCGGGACAGCGTAGGCTTCGACCGTCCGGGACCGGCTTCCTCCGAGGGACACGCCCTGACCGACGCCGGGCTTCCCCGCCGCGGATCCACCGCGAGCGGCGCGAACGGCACGGGCGGCGCGCAGCGCGTGGACCAGGAGCCGCCGGCCTCCACTCCGGAGAGCGACGGCGACAACGGCTGGCGTTCGGCGAACGACGAACGCTGGCAGCAGGCCTCGCAGCTCCGGAAGCCCAAGGCGGGCGGAGTGACCTCCTCCGGCCTGCCGCGGCGGGTACCCAAGGCCAACCTGGTCCAGGGTTCCGCCGAAACCACTCCTCAGGGAGGCCCACAGGTCTCCCGCGCCCCGGAGGACGTCCGGGGCAGGCTGAGCAACCTGCGGCGCGGTGTCCAACGAGGCCGCACCGCAGGCAGTGAAACGAACGGCCAGGGCTTCGGTCCTGACAGCACCTACAACCAGGAGCGTTAG